Proteins from one Parasteatoda tepidariorum isolate YZ-2023 chromosome 4, CAS_Ptep_4.0, whole genome shotgun sequence genomic window:
- the LOC107452220 gene encoding carbonic anhydrase 1 — translation MQSHVVDIKTSDVSVNIDIKPLQLDNLNYFNGVLCKTQEGWKIEAGSFTCLLDHGPLKHSYTLYEIHGHMVKDSCLESCRRHSVDGKEYAGELHLLHNSFSRKLGPDELNKILPVHKTVICILLEEGKINNELSKFTNKMPELSCTDKNIYLNDVDVISLLPEKLDFWMYEDEIVGANEENTTWIIFKKPIEISNEQVNAVLPSPGRASGPGRPIQPHSKKTITEGYAVLKPSDS, via the exons ATGCAATCTCATGTGGTGGATATAAAGACCAGTGATGTATCAGTGAACATAGATATTAAGCCTCTTCAGttggataatttaaattacttcaatGGTGTTTTATGCAAGACTCAGGAAGGCTGGAAAATTGAAGCTGGATCCTTTACATGTT TATTGGATCATGGCCCTCTGAAACATTCTTACACATTGTACGAGATTCATGGCCACATGGTGAAGGATTCATGCCTGGAATCATGCCGTAGGCATTCTGTGGATGGGAAAGAGTATGCCGGAGAG CTGCATCTTcttcataattctttttctcgGAAGTTAGGACCAGATGAATTGAACAAAATCTTGCCTGTCCACAAGACCGTCATTTGTATTCTTCTAgag gaaGGCAAAATAAACAacgaattatcaaaatttaccaACAAAATGCCAGAACTTAGCTGTACAGATAAGAATATATACTTAAATGATGTTGATGTAATCTCTTTGCTCCCag aAAAACTTGATTTCTGGATGTATGAAGACGAAATAGTGGGAGCAAATGAAGAAAATACAAcatggataatttttaaaaaaccgaTTGAGATATCAAATGAGCAG GTCAATGCGGTGCTGCCCTCCCCTGGACGAGCAAGTGGACCCGGAAGACCTATTCAGCCACATAGCAAAAAGACAATTACCGAAGGCTATGCCGTCCTCAAACCTTCAGACTCATAG
- the LOC107452216 gene encoding carbonic anhydrase 1 isoform X1 → MQSRVVDIKSDDVLVNIESNPLELDYNLNHCQSVHKTDEGWKLVPGTNAHELFHGSLENPYRLYEIHGHMVGDSCLESCRRHSVDGKEYAGELHFVHYDPHLSFSPNKLNKYVPDRRAIVCILLEEGKVNNELSKFTNELSELSYRVTKIGFNDDVNPTYLLPEKLDFWMYKEETGEGMKKEYLTWIIFKNPIEASKEQINAMRSPYGRASGPGSAIQPQSKRTITEGQAAFKRCSVGKE, encoded by the exons ATGCAATCTCGTGTAGTGGACATAAAGAGCGACGATGTTTTGGTAAATATAGAGAGTAATCCCCTGGAACtcgattataatttaaatcactgCCAATCTGTACACAAAACTGATGAAGGCTGGAAACTCGTGCCAGGAACTAATGCACACG aattatttcatGGTTCTCTGGAAAATCCATACAGATTGTATGAGATTCATGGCCACATGGTAGGAGATTCATGCCTGGAATCATGCCGTAGGCACTCTGTAGATGGGAAAGAGTATGCCGGAGAG CTGCATTTTGTTCATTATGACCCTCATTTGAGCTTCTCACCcaataaattaaacaagtaCGTTCCAGACCGTAGGGCTATAGTTTGTATTCTTCTAGag GAAGGAAAAGTAAACAacgaattatcaaaatttacgaACGAACTGTCAGAACTTAGCTATAGAGTTACGAAAATAGGCTTCAACGATGATGTTAATCCAACCTACTTACTCCCAG AAAAACTTGATTTCTGGATGTACAAGGAAGAGACAGGAGAGGGGATGAAGAAAGAATATCTAAcatggataatttttaaaaatcccattGAGGCATCAAAAGAGCAG ATCAATGCAATGCGCTCTCCTTACGGACGAGCAAGTGGACCCGGCAGTGCAATTCAGCCTCAAAGCAAAAGGACAATCACCGAAGGTCAAGCTGCCTTCAAACGTTGTTCTGTGGGTAAAGAGTAA
- the LOC107452216 gene encoding carbonic anhydrase 1 isoform X2 — protein sequence MQSRVVDIKSDDVLVNIESNPLELDYNLNHCQSVHKTDEGWKLVPGTNAHELFHGSLENPYRLYEIHGHMVGDSCLESCRRHSVDGKEYAGELHFVHYDPHLSFSPNKLNKYVPDRRAIVCILLEEGKVNNELSKFTNELSELSYRVTKIGFNDDVNPTYLLPEKLDFWMYKEETGEGMKKEYLTWIIFKNPIEASKEQINAMRSPYGRASGPGSAIQPQSKRTITEGQAAFKRCSVGKE from the exons ATGCAATCTCGTGTAGTGGACATAAAGAGCGACGATGTTTTGGTAAATATAGAGAGTAATCCCCTGGAACtcgattataatttaaatcactgCCAATCTGTACACAAAACTGATGAAGGCTGGAAACTCGTACCAGGAACTAATGCACACG aattatttcatGGTTCTCTGGAAAATCCATACAGATTGTATGAGATTCATGGCCACATGGTAGGAGATTCATGCCTGGAATCATGCCGTAGGCACTCTGTAGATGGGAAAGAGTATGCCGGAGAG CTGCATTTTGTTCATTATGACCCTCATTTGAGCTTCTCACCcaataaattaaacaagtaCGTTCCAGACCGTAGGGCTATAGTTTGTATTCTTCTAGag GAAGGAAAAGTAAACAacgaattatcaaaatttacgaACGAACTGTCAGAACTTAGCTATAGAGTTACGAAAATAGGCTTCAACGATGATGTTAATCCAACCTACTTACTCCCAG AAAAACTTGATTTCTGGATGTACAAGGAAGAGACAGGAGAGGGGATGAAGAAAGAATATCTAAcatggataatttttaaaaatcccattGAGGCATCAAAAGAGCAG ATCAATGCAATGCGCTCTCCTTACGGACGAGCAAGTGGACCCGGCAGTGCAATTCAGCCTCAAAGCAAAAGGACAATCACCGAAGGTCAAGCTGCCTTCAAACGTTGTTCTGTGGGTAAAGAGTAA